From Passer domesticus isolate bPasDom1 chromosome 5, bPasDom1.hap1, whole genome shotgun sequence, the proteins below share one genomic window:
- the LOC135301455 gene encoding inositol 1,4,5-trisphosphate receptor-interacting protein-like 1 → MGAATQGPSKVTLALYCLGKRVVQYPQPVGDGLDKATRLRMEVRAKLQEEERIRLEREVEQLALKQGSLRRQEHEEGSDDVYEEEVENVDANEEGVGNEEEGDNDVDGEENNNDDGNAQEADNAAANEEGAAANEEGAAANEVGNEAANAANINDVGNEAEEYRDRADNFGRIIMERIQWPEQDLEKGCAWTTTLMKHFAYYFRRVLSDSFYPVLHGAIGVGSAFEGWSPREQDVVYQVLIPMTPPRGHSFHLELGTAGQRRLRNFHIRVQQECTCTREQQDDNTLCFLHHPEEELRGCQDPSLLDTLCTGCYLDVQKTARWFYQLVKAIWPALPQSHQWHLVLLPSRRSCRFKVTNGTESYQIEMLFGVRQGNSDVFASSQPRQAHTSSTIWPESYAVAEMKFFRYIARRAPPDSLHLKCLQFFTRLQLGLGFSTYTMKTIVMHILSVLPVSQWRRRHFVRRLMDISESLRTCVEVRRLNHFIVGNQRLPEGIHLPPEVLMAGSCNLFHDLVMDPVAHSQAMSQYVDLHQWFKRILKNEQ, encoded by the exons ATGGGGGCAGCTACACAAGGCCCCAGCAAGGTAACGCTGGCCCTGTATTGCTTGGGCAAGCG TGTAGTCCAGTACCCACAGCCCGTGGGTGATGGCTTGGACAAGGCGACACGTCTGCGAATGGAGGTGCGTGCCAAGctccaggaagaggagaggattcGTCTGGAGCGGGAGGTGGAGCagctggccctgaagcagg ggagcctgaggagacaggagcatgaagaaggaagtgatgatgtatatgaagaggaagtggaaaatgtggatGCAAACGAAGAAGGTGTCGGAAACGAAGAAGAAGGAGACAACGAcgtggatggggaggaaaacaacaatgatgatggcaatgcacaggaagccgacaatgctgctgcaaatgaagaaggtgctgctgcaaatgaagaaggtgctgctgcaaatgaagttggcaatgaggctgcaaatgcagcaaacaTCAATGATGTTGGAAATGAAGCGGAAGAATACCGTGATCGTGCCGATAACTTTGGAAGAATCATAATGGAGCGCATACAGTGGcctgagcaggacctggaaaaaGGATGCGCGTGGACAACAACCTTGATGAAGCATTTTGCATATTACTTTCGACGGGTCTTGTCCGACAGTTTCTATCCAGTGCTGCATGGAGCtatcggggtgggcagtgccttcgAAGGTTGGAGTCCCCGTGAGCAGGATGTTGTGTACCAGGTGCTCATACCCATGACACCTCCCCGAGGACACAGCTTCCAcctagagctgggcactgcagggcagaggcgCTTGAGGAACTTCCACATCCGCGTGCAGCAGGAGTGCACCTgcacgagggagcagcaggatgacaacacgctatgcttcctgcaccaccctgaggaggagctgagggggtgtcaggatcccagcctcctcGATACCCTGTGCACGGGCTGCTACCTGgatgtgcagaaaactgctcGCTGGTTCTACCAGCTGGTGAAAGCAATCTGGCCGGCTTTGCCTCAGTCACACCAATGGCATttagtgctgctgccctccagacGCTCCTGCCGGTTCAAGGTGACCAATGGCACAGAAAGCTACCAGATTGAGATGCTGTTTGGGGTGCGGCAAGGCAACTCAGATGTCTTTGCAAGCAGTCAGCCTAGGCAAGCCCACACCTCAAGCACAATCTGGCCGGAGAGCTACGCCGTGGCCGAGATGAAGTTCTTCAGGTACATCGCCAGGCGGGCTCCCCCTGACAGCTTGCACCTGAAATGCCTGCAATTCTTCACTCGTCTTCAGCTGGGCTTAGGCTTCTCCACctacaccatgaagaccatCGTCATGCACATCCTGAGCGTCTTACCCGTGTCACAGTGGCGCAGGAGACATTTTGTGAGGCGGCTGATGGATATCAGCGAGAGTCTGCGCACGTGTGTGGAAGTGAGACGCCTCAATCACTTCATTGTGGGCAACCAGAGGCTTCCTGAGGGGATCCATTTGCCCCCAGAGGTCCTAATGGCCGGGTCGTgcaatctcttccatgacctggTGATGGATCCGGTTGCCCACTCCCAGGCCATGAGCCAGTACGTGGATCTGCACCAGTGGTTCAAACGGATCCTTAAAAATGAACagtga
- the LOC135301456 gene encoding inositol 1,4,5-trisphosphate receptor-interacting protein-like 1, translated as MGAATQGPSKVTLALYCLGKRVVQYPQPVGDGLDKATRLRMEVRAKLQEEERIRLEREVEQLALKQGSLRRQEHEEGSDDVYEEEVENVDANEEGVGNEEEGDNNVDGEENNNDDGNAQEADNAAANEEGAAANEEGAAANEVGNEAANAANINDVGNEAEEYRDRADNFGRIIMERIQWPEQDLEKGCAWTTTLMKHFAYYFRRVLSDSFYPVLHGAIGVGSAFEGWSPREQDVVYQVLIPMTPPRGHSFHLELGTAGQRRLRNFHIRVQQECTCTREQQDDNTLCFLHHPEEELRGCQDPSLLDTLCTGCYLDVQKTARWFYQLVKAIWPALPQSHQWHLVLLPSRRSCRFKVTNGTESYQIEMLFGVRQGNSDVFASSQPRQAHTSSTIWPESYAVAEMKFFRYIARRAPPDSLHLKCLQFFTRLQLGLGFSTYTMKTIVMHILSVLPVSQWRRRHFVRRLMDISESLRTCVEVRRLNHFIVGNQRLPEGIHLPPEVLMAGSCNLFHDLVMDPVAHSQAMSQYVDLHQWFKRILKNEQ; from the exons ATGGGGGCAGCTACACAAGGCCCCAGCAAGGTAACGCTGGCCCTGTATTGCTTGGGCAAGCG TGTAGTCCAGTACCCACAGCCCGTGGGTGATGGCTTGGACAAGGCGACACGTCTGCGAATGGAGGTGCGTGCCAAGctccaggaagaggagaggattcGTCTGGAGCGGGAGGTGGAGCagctggccctgaagcagg ggagcctgaggagacaggagcatgaagaaggaagtgatgatgtatatgaagaggaagtggaaaatgtggatGCAAACGAAGAAGGTGTCGGAAACGAAGAAGAAGGAGACAACAAcgtggatggggaggaaaacaacaatgatgatggcaatgcacaggaagccgacaatgctgctgcaaatgaagaaggtgctgctgcaaatgaagaaggtgctgctgcaaatgaagttggcaatgaggctgcaaatgcagcaaacaTCAATGATGTTGGAAATGAAGCGGAAGAATACCGTGATCGTGCCGATAACTTTGGAAGAATCATAATGGAGCGCATACAGTGGcctgagcaggacctggaaaaaGGATGCGCGTGGACAACAACCTTGATGAAGCATTTTGCATATTACTTTCGACGGGTCTTGTCCGACAGTTTCTATCCAGTGCTGCATGGAGCtatcggggtgggcagtgccttcgAAGGTTGGAGTCCCCGTGAGCAGGATGTTGTGTACCAGGTGCTCATACCCATGACACCTCCCCGAGGACACAGCTTCCAcctagagctgggcactgcagggcagaggcgCTTGAGGAACTTCCACATCCGCGTGCAGCAGGAGTGCACCTgcacgagggagcagcaggatgacaacacgctatgcttcctgcaccaccctgaggaggagctgagggggtgtcaggatcccagcctcctcGATACCCTGTGCACGGGCTGCTACCTGgatgtgcagaaaactgctcGCTGGTTCTACCAGCTGGTGAAAGCAATCTGGCCGGCTTTGCCTCAGTCACACCAATGGCATttagtgctgctgccctccagacGCTCCTGCCGGTTCAAGGTGACCAATGGCACAGAAAGCTACCAGATTGAGATGCTGTTTGGGGTGCGGCAAGGCAACTCAGATGTCTTTGCAAGCAGTCAGCCTAGGCAAGCCCACACCTCAAGCACAATCTGGCCGGAGAGCTACGCCGTGGCCGAGATGAAGTTCTTCAGGTACATCGCCAGGCGGGCTCCCCCTGACAGCTTGCACCTGAAATGCCTGCAATTCTTCACTCGTCTTCAGCTGGGCTTAGGCTTCTCCACctacaccatgaagaccatCGTCATGCACATCCTGAGCGTCTTACCCGTGTCACAGTGGCGCAGGAGACATTTTGTGAGGCGGCTGATGGATATCAGCGAGAGTCTGCGCACGTGTGTGGAAGTGAGACGCCTCAATCACTTCATTGTGGGCAACCAGAGGCTTCCTGAGGGGATCCATTTGCCCCCAGAGGTCCTAATGGCCGGGTCGTgcaatctcttccatgacctggTGATGGATCCGGTTGCCCACTCCCAGGCCATGAGCCAGTACGTGGATCTGCACCAGTGGTTCAAACGGATCCTTAAAAATGAACagtga